From the genome of Impatiens glandulifera chromosome 9, dImpGla2.1, whole genome shotgun sequence, one region includes:
- the LOC124913686 gene encoding long chain acyl-CoA synthetase 6, peroxisomal-like, whose translation MDSDPAARRRLLSIRSHIAPFSDDQEYSLLATNQTAAAAAAGEFVLEKGYSVVLPEKLQTGKWNVHRSALSPLKLVRGFLDHPNIETLHDNFVEKAETFRDNNYLGSRIRVDGTVGEYKWMTYGEVSSARSQIGSGLLYHGISMGASIGLYFINRPEWLIVDHACSAYSFVSVPLYDTLGPDAVKYIVNHAVVEAIFCVPQTLNTLMTFLSEIPAVRIIVVVGGVDEQLPSLPSPSGVKIVSYSRLLNEGQDSPRPFCPPKQDDVATLIYTSGTTGTPKGVVLSHGNLIANIVGITLTLKLYPSDVYISYLPLAHIYERVHQLVLVYYGASVGFYQGDNLKLMDDMAVLRPTIFSSVPRLYNRIYAGIINSVKSSGGLKKRLFNTAYNAKKQAILKGKNSSPMWDRLVFNKIKEKLGGQVRYMTSGASPLSPDVLDFLRICFGCPVMEGYGMTETSCVTTSMDEWDTLSGHVGSPNPACEIKLVDVPEMNYTSEDQPYPRGEICVRGPIIFQGYYKDEVQTREVIDEDGWLHTGDIGLWLPAGRLKIIDRKKNIFKLAQGEYIAPEKIENVYAKCKFVSQCFVYGDSLNSSLVAIVYVDHDVLKDLAASKGIKYNSLEELYNNPRIKAEVLADMNEIGKEAQLRGFEVVKAVTLVLEPFNAENGLLTPTFKIKRPQAKEYYQKAILSMYHDLSTSSDNPSYL comes from the exons ATGGATTCCGACCCTGCTGCTCGTCGTCGTCTCCTGTCAATCCGAAGCCACATTGCACCCTTTTCCGACGACCAAGAGTACTCGCTTCTCGCAACTAATCaaacagcagcagcagcagcagctggAGAGTTCGTTTTGG AGAAGGGTTACAGTGTTGTTCTGCCAGAGAAACTGCAGACTGGTAAATGGAATGTTCACAG ATCTGCACTTTCTCCTTTGAAGCTCGTGAGAGGTTTTCTTGACCATCCTAATATTGAGACCTTACACGACAATTTTGT GGAAAAGGCTGAGACTTTCAGAGACAACAACTATTTGGGTAGTAGAATTCGGGTTGATGGAACAGTTGGAGA GTACAAGTGGATGACATATGGGGAAGTGAGTAGTGCTCGGTCCCAAATTGGTTCTGGTCTCTTATACCATGGTATATCAATG GGTGCTAGCATTGGGCTCTACTTCATTAACAGACCAGAGTGGCTGATAGTTGACCATGCTTGCTCAGCATACTCGTTTGTATCAGTTCCTTTATACGACACTCTAG GCCCAGATGCTGTAAAATACATTGTAAACCATGCGGTTGTCGAAGCTATTTTTTGTGTTCCCCAAACCTTGAATACT TTGATGACTTTCTTGTCCGAGATTCCAGCTGTACGCATAATAGTG GTGGTTGGAGGAGTAGATGAACAACTGCCTTCACTTCCTTCTCCCTCGGGAGTTAAAATTGTCTCATACTCAAGACTACTTAATGAG GGTCAAGATAGTCCTCGGCCATTCTGCCCGCCAAAACAGGATGATGTTGCTACTCTTATTTATACAAGTGGTACTACTGGGACACCTAAG GGTGTTGTCTTGAGTCATGGAAATTTGATTGCAAATATAGTGGGGATTACCTTAACTCTGAAGCTCTATCCATCAGATGT TTATATATCTTATCTTCCTCTGGCACACATATATGAAAGGGTCCATCAATTGGTATTGGTGTATTATGGTGCATCTGTTGGATTCTACCAAGGG GACAACCTGAAATTGATGGATGATATGGCTGTATTAAGACCCACTATATTTTCCAGTGTTCCTCGGTTGTACAATAGGATATATGCTGG CATTATTAATTCTGTGAAGTCATCGGGTGGTCTGAAGAAGAGGCTTTTTAATACTGCTTATAATGCCAAGAAACAAGCTATATTGAAAG GCAAGAATTCATCCCCTATGTGGGATAGATtagttttcaataaaatcaaGGAGAAGCTTGGAGGACAAGTTCGGTATATGACTTCTGGTGCCTCGCCGTTATCTCCTGATGTCTTGGACTTTTTGCGGAT ATGTTTTGGTTGTCCGGTTATGGAGGGATATGGAATGACTGAAACTTCTTGTGTTACAACTTCTATGGATGAGTGGGATACCTTGTCTGGTCATGTTGGCTCTCCAAATCCTGCTTGTG AAATAAAGCTTGTTGATGTACCAGAGATGAACTATACATCTGAGGATCAGCCATATCCTCGGGGTGAAATATGTGTGAGAGGTCCCATTATCTTTCAAGGTTATTACAAGGACGAAGTTCAAAC GAGAGAAGTAATTGATGAAGATGGATGGCTTCATACAGGAGATATTGGATTGTGGCTGCCTGCTGGTCGGTTGAAAATAATTGATAG GAAGAAGAACATATTTAAGTTGGCTCAAGGAGAGTACATTGCACCCGAAAAAATTGAGAATGTATATGCTAAATGCAAATTTGTTTCACAGTGCTTTGTTTATG GTGACAGTCTGAACTCGTCCTTGGTTGCAATTGTGTATGTGGATCATGACGTTTTAAAAGATTTAGCCGCAAGTAAAGGCATTAAG TACAACTCCTTAGAGGAACTCTACAATAATCCGAGGATAAAAGCTGAAGTGCTGGCTGACATGAATGAAATCGGAAAGGAAGCTCAG CTAAGAGGATTTGAAGTTGTAAAGGCAGTGACATTGGTGCTGGAACCATTCAATGCCGAGAATGGTCTTCTTACTCCAACTTTCAAG aTCAAGAGGCCACAAGCAAAAGAATACTATCAGAAAGCTATCCTTAGCATGTATCATGATCTCTCCACATCTTCTGATAATCCTTCCTATCTCTAA